A window of the Equus asinus isolate D_3611 breed Donkey chromosome 20, EquAss-T2T_v2, whole genome shotgun sequence genome harbors these coding sequences:
- the DGAT2 gene encoding diacylglycerol O-acyltransferase 2 isoform X2: MKTLIAAYSGVLRGTGSSILSALQDLFSITWLNRSQVEKQLQVISVLQWVLTFLVMGVSCSAILLYTFCTDCWLIAVLYFTWLLFDWNTPKKGGRRSQWVRNWAMWRYFRDYFPIQLVKTHNLLTTRNYIFGYHPHGIMGLGAFCNFSTEATEVSKKFPGIRPYLATLAGNFRMPVLREYLMSGGICPVNQDTIDYLLSKNGSGNAIIIVVGGAAESLSSMPGKNAVTLRHRKGFVKLALRHGADLVPIYSFGENEVYKQVIFEEGSWGRWVQKKFQKYIGFAPCIFHGRGLFSSDTWGLLPYPKPITTVVGEPITIPKLEHPTQQDIDLYHAMYMEALVNLFDRHKTKFGLPETEVLEVT, from the exons GCACTGGCTCCAGCATCCTCTCCGCCCTCCAGGACCTCTTCTCCATCACTTGGCTCAACAGGTCCCAGGTGGAAAAGCAGCTACAGGTCATCTCGGTGCTGCAGTGGGTCCTGACCTTCCTCGTGATGG GAGTGTCCTGCAGTGCCATCCTCCTGTACACGTTCTGCACTGATTGCTGGCTCATCGCCGTGCTCTACTTCACCTGGCTGCTGTTCGACTGGAACACGCCCAAGAAAG GTGGCAGGAGGTCACAGTGGGTCCGAAACTGGGCTATGTGGCGCTACTTTCGAGACTACTTTCCCATCCAG CTGGTGAAGACGCACAACCTGCTCACCACCAGGAACTACATCTTTGGCTACCACCCCCACGGCATCATGGGCCTCGGTGCCTTCTGCAACTTCAGCACAGAGGCCACGGAAGTGAGCAAGAAGTTCCCTGGCATAAGGCCCTACCTGGCCACGCTGGCCGGCAACTTCCGGATGCCAGTGCTGAGGGAGTACCTCATGTCTGGAG gcatCTGCCCTGTGAACCAGGACACAATAGACTACTTGCTTTCAAAGAATGGGAGTGGCAATGCCATCATCATCGTTGTGGGGGGCGCGGCCGAGTCCCTGAGCTCCATGCCCGGCAAGAACGCGGTCACCCTGCGCCACCGCAAGGGCTTTGTGAAACTGGCCCTGCGCCATGG AGCCGACCTGGTTCCTATCTACTCCTTCGGGGAGAACGAGGTGTACAAGCAGGTGATCTTTGAGGAGGGCTCCTGGGGCCGCTGGGTCCAGAAGAAGTTCCAGAAGTACATCGGCTTCGCCCCGTGCATTTTCCATGGCCGAGGCCTCTTCTCCTCCGACACCTGGGGGCTCCTGCCCTACCCGAAGCCTATCACCACCGTCG TGGGTGAGCCCATCACCATCCCCAAGCTGGAGCACCCAACCCAGCAGGACATCGACCTGTACCACGCCATGTACATGGAGGCCCTGGTGAACCTCTTCGACAGGCACAAGACCAAGTTTGGCCTCCCGGAGACTGAGGTCCTCGAGGTGACCTGA
- the DGAT2 gene encoding diacylglycerol O-acyltransferase 2 isoform X1 yields MKTLIAAYSGVLRGTGSSILSALQDLFSITWLNRSQVEKQLQVISVLQWVLTFLVMEPLPEGRLRPPFLTRGCLPPPGVSCSAILLYTFCTDCWLIAVLYFTWLLFDWNTPKKGGRRSQWVRNWAMWRYFRDYFPIQLVKTHNLLTTRNYIFGYHPHGIMGLGAFCNFSTEATEVSKKFPGIRPYLATLAGNFRMPVLREYLMSGGICPVNQDTIDYLLSKNGSGNAIIIVVGGAAESLSSMPGKNAVTLRHRKGFVKLALRHGADLVPIYSFGENEVYKQVIFEEGSWGRWVQKKFQKYIGFAPCIFHGRGLFSSDTWGLLPYPKPITTVVGEPITIPKLEHPTQQDIDLYHAMYMEALVNLFDRHKTKFGLPETEVLEVT; encoded by the exons GCACTGGCTCCAGCATCCTCTCCGCCCTCCAGGACCTCTTCTCCATCACTTGGCTCAACAGGTCCCAGGTGGAAAAGCAGCTACAGGTCATCTCGGTGCTGCAGTGGGTCCTGACCTTCCTCGTGATGG AACCTTTGCCCGAGGGGAGACTGAGGCCACCCTTCCTGACCCGTGGCTGCCTGCCTCCCCCAGGAGTGTCCTGCAGTGCCATCCTCCTGTACACGTTCTGCACTGATTGCTGGCTCATCGCCGTGCTCTACTTCACCTGGCTGCTGTTCGACTGGAACACGCCCAAGAAAG GTGGCAGGAGGTCACAGTGGGTCCGAAACTGGGCTATGTGGCGCTACTTTCGAGACTACTTTCCCATCCAG CTGGTGAAGACGCACAACCTGCTCACCACCAGGAACTACATCTTTGGCTACCACCCCCACGGCATCATGGGCCTCGGTGCCTTCTGCAACTTCAGCACAGAGGCCACGGAAGTGAGCAAGAAGTTCCCTGGCATAAGGCCCTACCTGGCCACGCTGGCCGGCAACTTCCGGATGCCAGTGCTGAGGGAGTACCTCATGTCTGGAG gcatCTGCCCTGTGAACCAGGACACAATAGACTACTTGCTTTCAAAGAATGGGAGTGGCAATGCCATCATCATCGTTGTGGGGGGCGCGGCCGAGTCCCTGAGCTCCATGCCCGGCAAGAACGCGGTCACCCTGCGCCACCGCAAGGGCTTTGTGAAACTGGCCCTGCGCCATGG AGCCGACCTGGTTCCTATCTACTCCTTCGGGGAGAACGAGGTGTACAAGCAGGTGATCTTTGAGGAGGGCTCCTGGGGCCGCTGGGTCCAGAAGAAGTTCCAGAAGTACATCGGCTTCGCCCCGTGCATTTTCCATGGCCGAGGCCTCTTCTCCTCCGACACCTGGGGGCTCCTGCCCTACCCGAAGCCTATCACCACCGTCG TGGGTGAGCCCATCACCATCCCCAAGCTGGAGCACCCAACCCAGCAGGACATCGACCTGTACCACGCCATGTACATGGAGGCCCTGGTGAACCTCTTCGACAGGCACAAGACCAAGTTTGGCCTCCCGGAGACTGAGGTCCTCGAGGTGACCTGA